A single window of Archangium gephyra DNA harbors:
- a CDS encoding FAD-binding oxidoreductase has product MHENEELRGWGESTVSRGLVHRVEGTAQLAELLVTAGGRGETVAFRGGGRSYGDAALNTGGAVVELGRLDRILEFDSTEGIARVEPGVTIAALWRLSIAHGFWPYVVPGTMHVTIGGALSMNIHGKNQYKVGSFGEYVRSFRLLTPSGEELRCSRTENADLFHAAIGGMGLLGCILEVELQLKRVSSGRLLVNARSTRDLGEAMQALDTSQADSDYMVGWIDCFASGSRLGRGLLHLAQHVPAEENPDPFLSPARQDVPGRAFGVVPLAWLWPGLWLTVHGRAMRWVNMAKFYAGIREASRPAYLQTHGAFHFLLDYVPGWKKALLPGGLLQFQPFVPKEQAHAVYTHILERCQREGLVPYLGVLKRHRPAPFLMSYYVDGYSLALDFSVTGSNREHLWKLCRELADHVLAHGGRFYYAKDSVLTPEQFRANHEPGAIEQFLALKARVDPKNVLQTDQWRRLTTSGQGSSLLARAG; this is encoded by the coding sequence ATGCACGAGAACGAGGAGCTTCGAGGTTGGGGGGAGTCCACGGTGAGCCGCGGCCTGGTGCACCGGGTGGAGGGCACGGCGCAGCTGGCCGAGCTGCTGGTGACGGCGGGCGGCCGCGGCGAGACGGTGGCCTTTCGCGGCGGGGGACGGAGCTACGGGGACGCGGCGCTGAACACGGGGGGCGCCGTCGTCGAGCTGGGCCGGCTCGATCGCATCCTGGAGTTCGACAGCACGGAGGGCATCGCGCGGGTGGAGCCCGGCGTCACCATCGCGGCGCTGTGGCGCCTGAGCATCGCCCACGGCTTCTGGCCGTATGTGGTGCCCGGCACCATGCACGTCACCATCGGTGGCGCGCTGTCCATGAACATCCATGGGAAGAACCAGTACAAGGTCGGCTCCTTCGGCGAGTACGTCCGCTCCTTCCGCCTGCTGACCCCCTCGGGTGAGGAGCTGCGCTGCAGCCGCACCGAGAACGCGGACCTGTTCCACGCCGCCATTGGAGGCATGGGGCTGCTCGGGTGCATCCTCGAGGTCGAGCTCCAGCTCAAGCGCGTGTCCTCCGGGCGGCTGCTCGTGAACGCGCGCAGCACCCGGGACCTCGGCGAGGCGATGCAGGCGCTCGACACCTCCCAGGCCGACTCCGATTACATGGTGGGGTGGATCGACTGCTTCGCGAGCGGCTCCCGCCTCGGGCGCGGGCTGCTGCACCTGGCGCAGCATGTGCCCGCCGAGGAGAACCCGGATCCGTTCCTCTCCCCTGCCCGGCAGGATGTGCCTGGACGGGCGTTTGGCGTGGTTCCGCTGGCCTGGCTGTGGCCGGGGCTGTGGCTGACGGTGCACGGCCGGGCGATGCGCTGGGTCAACATGGCGAAGTTCTACGCCGGCATCCGCGAGGCGAGCCGCCCGGCGTACCTGCAGACGCATGGCGCGTTCCACTTCCTGCTCGACTACGTGCCGGGCTGGAAGAAGGCCCTGCTGCCGGGGGGACTGCTGCAGTTCCAGCCATTCGTGCCCAAGGAGCAGGCCCACGCCGTCTACACGCACATCCTGGAGCGTTGCCAGCGCGAGGGGCTCGTACCGTACCTCGGGGTGCTCAAGCGGCACCGGCCGGCCCCGTTCCTGATGAGCTACTACGTGGATGGGTACTCGCTGGCGCTCGACTTCTCCGTGACGGGCTCCAACCGCGAGCACCTGTGGAAGCTCTGCCGAGAGTTGGCAGACCACGTGCTCGCCCACGGGGGGCGCTTCTATTACGCGAAGGACTCGGTGCTCACGCCGGAGCAGTTCCGCGCCAACCACGAGCCGGGAGCCATCGAGCAGTTCCTGGCGCTCAAGGCGAGGGTGGACCCGAAGAACGTCCTCCAGACGGACCAGTGGCGGCGACTGACCACCTCCGGGCAGGGCTCGTCCCTGCTCGCTCGAGCCGGTTGA